In Rubrobacter radiotolerans DSM 5868, a genomic segment contains:
- the larB gene encoding nickel pincer cofactor biosynthesis protein LarB encodes MRSGEISPEDAASALGRGEIRYVGEFAALDAGRASRKGVPEVVYAPGKTPQQTAEICAALLPENGAPGRVIVSGADESLEVFLRERLPEAPVVRRGRSLVVGTGEPHPSGGRVAALSAGTSDLPVLEEAVAVAREMGVEVRGFNDVGVAGVHRLARPLEEVRKFDPDCVLVAAGMEGALPTLVCALVDVPVIGLPTSTGYGLGGDGTAAILGMLQTCSPGLTVVNVDNGVGAGASAAMIANQAARFRERPGKDSLGLRKPSATAPRSSE; translated from the coding sequence GTGAGGTCCGGGGAGATCTCCCCGGAGGACGCCGCCAGCGCTCTCGGGCGGGGTGAGATCCGCTACGTCGGCGAGTTCGCCGCCCTGGATGCCGGGCGGGCGAGCCGCAAGGGCGTGCCGGAGGTCGTCTACGCGCCGGGCAAGACCCCGCAGCAGACGGCCGAGATCTGCGCCGCCCTCCTTCCAGAGAACGGCGCTCCGGGGCGCGTGATCGTCAGCGGCGCGGACGAGTCCCTGGAGGTCTTTCTCCGGGAGAGGCTGCCGGAGGCTCCCGTCGTGCGCCGGGGAAGGTCGCTCGTCGTCGGGACGGGAGAACCGCATCCCTCCGGGGGTCGCGTGGCGGCGCTCTCCGCCGGGACCTCGGACCTGCCGGTGCTTGAGGAGGCGGTCGCCGTCGCGCGCGAGATGGGCGTCGAGGTCCGGGGCTTCAACGACGTCGGGGTCGCGGGGGTGCATCGCCTCGCGCGACCGCTCGAAGAGGTCCGGAAGTTCGACCCTGACTGCGTCCTTGTCGCCGCCGGGATGGAGGGCGCGCTCCCCACGCTCGTTTGCGCGCTCGTGGACGTGCCCGTGATCGGCCTCCCCACCTCGACCGGCTACGGGCTCGGCGGGGACGGAACTGCCGCGATCCTCGGGATGCTTCAGACCTGCTCGCCGGGGCTCACCGTCGTGAACGTGGACAACGGCGTCGGAGCCGGAGCTTCGGCCGCGATGATCGCCAACCAGGCGGCCCGCTTCAGGGAACGCCCCGGCAAAGACTCGCTCGGGCTCAGAAAGCCGTCAGCAACGGCCCCACGTTCATCAGAATAA